From Gloeocapsa sp. PCC 73106:
CCAACCAAAGCGTGTATGAACAGGAGCAGTTTTAGACAATTGTTCTATCGCCCATTTTTGTCCTACCATTACAGCTGAAAACCCTTTCCCTGATTTAGCTCCTTTTCTACCATTGGTTAAATCTACGTCAGCTTTAACATATTCAAAGTATATACCGGTAATTGGATAGATTTTAGATAGTTCCGAAACTACTCTAATTTCTAGTTGACGGTTTGCTTTAATACTCGGTGCTAACTTTGATTTTTTTCGATTAGAGAATCGCTTTTGACGATGGGCTCTTAGTTTGAAGGAAAGTTTGCGGTTAATCCGTCTTCCCCGTCTTGCTCGTCGCATTAGACGGCGATTATCCATCCGTTCTCTTACCCGTTTGAAGGGTAACTCTAAATGAGCTGTCCAAAGAGTATAGAGGGAGGATTGAACACCTATTCCTGAGAACAATTTACCGGGGTCAATTCCTACAGAAACGGGTTGAGTTTGATCGCTTGATGGTGTTTCGGTTAACTGGACGTAGAAAATACCGAGGTCGTTGAATTGTCCTACTGCTTTTCCTTCTTTAATCCATCTTCTGGCGCGACTAGGTTTGGTCGGCATTAAAGGAATGTTGTCTTTTGAAATTACGGGCACTCTTTGCATGGGAGATAATCCTCAAGAGTTGAGTTTGTGTCCCTTAGCCCACCTAACCAACCATGTCCTGTCTTTAAGAGCACCCGTACCAATCGGGTTTAGAGGGGATCCGAACTAGGGAAGTATTCGGAAGTCTGTGAGATGGTTAGGCTCTGTGGGCTATTCACCGCTTACGTCAACCGAATTGGTTTGGTCAATCCCCGTCTCTTTTGGGGCGGGGTTGGTGAAGATAACTACTTAACTTGATCTTTGTTGTGTAATTCGTGGGTCGTGACGGGAGTCCCGTTGCTATCCAACAGTGCTCTTTTTGGTCCGTGGATGGGATCTTCTACGATAATGGTTTGATCGCGACTAGCACCGATAGAAACGATGGAAATAGGAACTTCCATTAACTCTGCTAATAACTTGAGATAGTCTAAGGCTTGGGGGGGTAAATCTTCGAGAGAACGACAATCACTCGTAGATCGCTGCCAACCTGGTACAGTTCTATAGACGGGTTGACAACGAGCGAACTCTAGAGAACTACTAGGAAAGTCGTGACAAATTCGACCATCGATATCGTAAGCGACACAGACTTTTATCTCTTTGAGTTCATCGAGAACGTCTAGCTTGGTTACCGCTAAACAGTCCAAACCGTTGATACGCACGGCGTAACGTCCAATCAAGGCGTCAAACCAGCCACAACGTCGTCTTCGACCTGTAGTAGTACCGAATTCAGCACCGCGATCGCCTAATAAATCTCCCGTTTCGTCGTGCAATTCTGTGGGAAATGGTCCTTCTCCCACTCGCGTGGTATAAGCTTTAGCCACACCGATCACGCGATCGATAATCGTTGGTCCTACCCCTGAACCTACACAAGCTCCTCCTGCGATCGGATTAGATGAAGTAACATAGGGATATGTCCCATGATCTAGGTCTAACAGAGTTCCTTGAGCGCCCTCAAAGAGAATGTTTTTTCGCTTTTGTACGGCTTCAAATATTTTCAAGGAACTATCAATCACGTAAGGCTTAAGTCTCTCGGCGTATTGTAGGTATTCCCCAATTACTTGCTCTGGATCTAAAGGAGATAGATTATATAGTTTATCTAAGATGACATTTTTATAACTAATCGTCCACTCTAGTTTTTCTCTCAGAGTCTCCGGTTGCATTAAGTCTATAATTCTAATACCTGTCCGTTCTGATTTATCGGCATAAGTAGGTCCTATCCCACGTCCGGTGGTGCCAATTTTATACTTTCCTCGACGTTCCTCAGAAGCTTTATCGATGAGACGATGATAGGGCATTGTCACATGAGCTGTCTGAGAAATCTTCAGATTACTGGTTGAGACGTTCAGGGCTTCTAGAGCGTCAATTTCTTCTAAAAGCACTTGGGGATCGATTACGGTACCTGAGCCTATAATACACTCAG
This genomic window contains:
- a CDS encoding adenylosuccinate synthase, with protein sequence MANVIVIGAQWGDEGKGKITDLLSRSADVVVRSQGGVNAGHTVVVQGQTFKLHLIPSGILYPETECIIGSGTVIDPQVLLEEIDALEALNVSTSNLKISQTAHVTMPYHRLIDKASEERRGKYKIGTTGRGIGPTYADKSERTGIRIIDLMQPETLREKLEWTISYKNVILDKLYNLSPLDPEQVIGEYLQYAERLKPYVIDSSLKIFEAVQKRKNILFEGAQGTLLDLDHGTYPYVTSSNPIAGGACVGSGVGPTIIDRVIGVAKAYTTRVGEGPFPTELHDETGDLLGDRGAEFGTTTGRRRRCGWFDALIGRYAVRINGLDCLAVTKLDVLDELKEIKVCVAYDIDGRICHDFPSSSLEFARCQPVYRTVPGWQRSTSDCRSLEDLPPQALDYLKLLAELMEVPISIVSIGASRDQTIIVEDPIHGPKRALLDSNGTPVTTHELHNKDQVK
- a CDS encoding RRXRR domain-containing protein, whose protein sequence is MQRVPVISKDNIPLMPTKPSRARRWIKEGKAVGQFNDLGIFYVQLTETPSSDQTQPVSVGIDPGKLFSGIGVQSSLYTLWTAHLELPFKRVRERMDNRRLMRRARRGRRINRKLSFKLRAHRQKRFSNRKKSKLAPSIKANRQLEIRVVSELSKIYPITGIYFEYVKADVDLTNGRKGAKSGKGFSAVMVGQKWAIEQLSKTAPVHTRFGW